A genomic segment from Gemmatimonadaceae bacterium encodes:
- a CDS encoding ABC transporter permease, translating into MSATRVITQLGQNIAVAVAAIRASKLRSALTILGVVIGVSTVMTMASLVQGIRDQIVHSIEVAGPTTFYVLKVFSQTPVDPNRLPKHIRIRPDLVEEEAARIRALPEIQYASLWGQTLVRVEYEGTRTQSVSVFGADEGFTAIQGGELASGRWFTRAEVASGDAVVVLRDAIADKVFGRIDPLGKTVRVGGRPARVIGVYIQPANIFSPPGSEIGAIVPFRMLDTQFQLDKTNGLWIPVKPRAGVTVADAQASVTVALRSGRKLRPRDLNTFDLVTQDQVLDTFNSLTSVFFLVLIVLSSVALMVGGIGVMAIMMVSVTDRTKEIGLRKALGATTGDIRTQFLVEAATLTGIGGVIGVLTGAALGWLVTMLLDISTGFPVTLTLVAVVSSIVVGMLFGLIPANRAARRDPVEALRYE; encoded by the coding sequence ATGAGTGCGACGCGCGTGATCACGCAGCTCGGGCAGAACATCGCCGTCGCCGTGGCGGCGATCCGCGCCAGCAAGCTCCGGTCGGCGCTCACGATCCTCGGCGTGGTGATCGGCGTCTCCACGGTGATGACCATGGCGAGCCTCGTGCAGGGCATCCGGGACCAGATCGTGCACTCGATCGAGGTGGCCGGCCCGACGACCTTCTACGTGCTGAAGGTGTTCTCGCAGACGCCGGTCGACCCGAACCGGCTGCCGAAGCACATCCGCATCCGGCCCGACCTGGTCGAGGAGGAGGCGGCCCGGATCCGTGCGCTGCCGGAGATCCAGTATGCGTCACTCTGGGGCCAGACGCTGGTCCGGGTGGAGTACGAGGGGACGCGCACCCAGAGCGTGTCCGTGTTCGGCGCCGACGAGGGCTTCACGGCCATCCAGGGCGGCGAGCTCGCGTCCGGGCGCTGGTTCACGCGCGCCGAGGTGGCGAGTGGCGACGCGGTGGTGGTGCTGCGCGATGCGATCGCCGACAAGGTCTTCGGCCGCATCGACCCGCTGGGCAAGACGGTGCGTGTGGGTGGGCGGCCGGCGCGCGTGATCGGCGTCTACATCCAGCCCGCCAACATCTTCTCGCCCCCCGGCTCCGAGATCGGCGCGATCGTGCCGTTCCGCATGCTCGACACGCAGTTCCAGCTGGACAAGACGAATGGGCTCTGGATCCCCGTGAAGCCGCGCGCCGGCGTGACCGTCGCGGATGCGCAGGCGAGCGTGACGGTCGCGCTGCGCAGCGGGCGCAAGCTGCGGCCGCGCGACCTCAACACCTTCGACCTCGTCACGCAGGACCAGGTGCTGGACACCTTCAACAGCCTGACCAGCGTGTTCTTCCTGGTGCTGATCGTGCTCTCGAGCGTGGCACTGATGGTGGGCGGCATCGGCGTGATGGCGATCATGATGGTGTCGGTCACCGACCGCACGAAGGAGATCGGCTTGCGGAAGGCGCTGGGGGCGACGACCGGCGACATCCGGACGCAATTCCTCGTTGAGGCCGCGACGCTGACCGGCATCGGCGGCGTGATCGGCGTGCTCACCGGTGCCGCGCTGGGCTGGCTGGTGACGATGCTGCTCGACATCTCGACCGGCTTCCCGGTGACGCTGACGCTGGTGGCCGTGGTGTCGTCGATCGTGGTCGGGATGTTGTTCGGGCTGATCCCGGCGAATCGCGCCGCGCGGCGGGATCCGGTGGAGGCGCTGCGGTACGAGTGA
- a CDS encoding ABC transporter permease, producing MRLNDVFLIAFTQLRANRFRAFFTLLGIMVSVAFLVAVIAIINGMNAYVSEQVAGSMIGKDVFQVRRGPISLGLIDDEMLLRIRKRPRITLRDAAVIREALPDAAAISLQSGWPTPLADIEWRDRLVGSATIFGVTADFQRVQDYTFESGQPLTDLDVRERRRVVVIGNDIATHLFDGVDPIGQSVRIKGQLFTVSGVVAPKGRVLGQSFDGFVLIPIPAFEALYGRRLTTTISVKVTDPATMPAAMNRAQEAMRLAHRLRPGEADDFTIETADALVAFWRKLTKTLFSIIPAVVAIGIVVGGVVIMNIMLMSVTERTREIGIRMAVGATRADIRRQFLAESVFVSVLGGVLGLSLGAVLAWLVSSLSPLPARVTPWSVGAALALGAGVGVLFGVYPAARAARLDPIDALRAE from the coding sequence GTGCGCCTGAACGACGTCTTCCTCATTGCCTTCACGCAGCTGCGCGCGAACCGGTTCCGCGCGTTCTTCACGCTGCTCGGCATCATGGTGTCCGTGGCATTCCTCGTCGCGGTGATCGCGATCATCAACGGGATGAACGCGTATGTCAGCGAGCAGGTCGCCGGCTCCATGATCGGCAAGGACGTCTTCCAGGTCCGTCGCGGCCCGATCTCGCTGGGGCTCATCGACGACGAGATGCTGCTCCGCATCCGCAAGCGGCCCCGGATCACGCTCCGCGACGCCGCCGTGATCCGGGAGGCCCTGCCGGACGCCGCCGCCATCAGCCTGCAGTCGGGCTGGCCAACCCCGCTGGCCGACATCGAGTGGCGCGACCGGCTGGTGGGCAGCGCCACCATCTTCGGCGTGACCGCGGACTTCCAGCGCGTGCAGGACTACACCTTCGAGTCCGGCCAGCCGCTCACCGACCTCGACGTCCGCGAGCGCCGGCGGGTGGTCGTGATCGGGAACGACATCGCGACGCACCTCTTCGACGGGGTGGATCCCATCGGCCAGTCGGTGCGCATCAAGGGGCAGCTCTTCACCGTCTCGGGCGTGGTGGCGCCCAAGGGGCGCGTGCTCGGCCAGAGCTTCGACGGCTTCGTGCTGATCCCGATCCCGGCGTTCGAGGCGCTCTACGGCCGGCGGCTCACCACCACCATCAGCGTGAAGGTCACCGACCCCGCCACCATGCCGGCCGCGATGAACCGCGCGCAGGAGGCGATGCGCCTGGCCCACCGGCTCCGCCCGGGTGAGGCCGACGACTTCACGATCGAGACCGCCGATGCGCTGGTGGCGTTCTGGCGGAAGCTCACGAAGACACTGTTCTCGATCATCCCCGCGGTGGTGGCCATCGGGATCGTCGTCGGCGGGGTGGTGATCATGAACATCATGCTGATGTCGGTCACCGAGCGCACGCGCGAGATCGGGATCCGGATGGCCGTGGGCGCGACCCGCGCCGACATCCGCCGGCAGTTCCTCGCCGAGTCGGTGTTCGTCTCGGTGCTGGGCGGCGTGCTCGGGCTGTCGCTGGGCGCCGTGCTGGCGTGGCTGGTGTCGTCGCTGTCGCCGCTGCCGGCCCGCGTGACGCCGTGGTCGGTGGGCGCCGCGCTGGCGCTTGGCGCGGGCGTGGGGGTGCTGTTCGGGGTCTATCCGGCGGCGCGGGCCGCGCGGCTCGACCCCATCGATGCGCTGCGCGCCGAGTAG
- a CDS encoding ABC transporter permease, translated as MSMKTTISGTIEGVGIALESIRANKVRAGLTILGVSVGVFVVVAIGAMITGINSAVTRDIAAAGPNTFYVTRNPISFEACDGSEDTCKWRRNPRLTVAEAESFRGLPSIRTVITQINTSAAARYRAQFLSSVQVQAFSTDWLMVDGGNIVAGRSWTDAENSAGARVAVINRTMREKLFGDSDPIGKQVTIGNVPFEVIGLYDKPLNPLGNDNDAVVSMPMQAAITALNAQPRWVNIAVRPRDGVSRDQAIDEVTSSLRARRRLRPATENNFNIITQDKILETYNKIVGTFFIVMLSLSAVGLLVGGVGVVAIMMISVTERTREIGVRKALGATAGIILWQFLVEAATLTGIGGAIGLALGALVAFGVRSAFPIPAEIPLLSVVAAIGGSILTGVLFGIIPAFRAARLDPVVALRYE; from the coding sequence ATGTCGATGAAGACCACCATCAGCGGCACGATCGAGGGCGTGGGCATCGCCCTCGAGTCGATCCGGGCGAACAAGGTGCGCGCCGGCCTCACCATTCTCGGGGTGTCGGTGGGGGTGTTCGTGGTGGTCGCGATCGGCGCGATGATCACGGGCATCAACAGCGCCGTCACCCGCGACATCGCGGCCGCCGGCCCGAACACGTTCTACGTCACGCGCAACCCGATCAGCTTCGAGGCCTGCGACGGCAGCGAGGACACCTGCAAGTGGCGCCGCAACCCGCGGCTGACCGTGGCCGAGGCGGAGTCGTTCCGGGGCCTGCCGTCGATCCGCACCGTCATCACGCAGATCAACACCAGCGCCGCCGCCCGCTACCGCGCGCAGTTCCTCTCGTCGGTGCAGGTGCAGGCGTTCAGCACCGACTGGCTGATGGTCGACGGCGGCAACATCGTGGCCGGCCGCTCCTGGACCGACGCCGAGAACAGTGCCGGCGCCCGCGTGGCCGTGATCAACCGGACCATGCGCGAGAAGCTGTTCGGCGACAGCGACCCGATCGGCAAGCAAGTCACCATCGGCAACGTGCCGTTCGAGGTCATCGGCCTCTACGACAAGCCGCTCAACCCGCTCGGCAATGACAACGACGCGGTGGTCAGCATGCCGATGCAGGCGGCCATCACCGCGCTGAACGCCCAGCCCCGCTGGGTGAACATCGCCGTGCGGCCCCGCGACGGCGTGAGCCGCGACCAGGCCATCGACGAGGTCACCTCCTCGCTGCGCGCCCGCCGCCGGCTGCGCCCCGCGACCGAGAACAACTTCAACATCATCACGCAGGACAAGATCCTCGAGACCTACAACAAGATCGTCGGCACCTTCTTCATCGTGATGCTCTCGCTCTCCGCGGTGGGCCTGCTCGTGGGCGGCGTCGGCGTGGTGGCGATCATGATGATCAGCGTCACCGAGCGCACCCGCGAGATCGGGGTGCGAAAGGCCCTCGGTGCGACCGCCGGCATCATCCTGTGGCAGTTCCTGGTGGAGGCCGCCACGCTCACCGGCATCGGTGGTGCCATCGGCCTCGCCCTCGGCGCCCTGGTGGCGTTCGGCGTGCGGAGCGCCTTCCCGATCCCCGCCGAGATCCCGCTGCTGTCCGTGGTCGCGGCGATCGGGGGCAGCATCCTCACCGGCGTGCTCTTCGGCATCATCCCCGCCTTCCGCGCCGCGCGGCTGGACCCGGTGGTGGCGTTGCGGTACGAGTAG
- a CDS encoding ABC transporter permease, translating to MPLFEAVLLALQTIRTQKLKSFFTMLGVCIGVTFLIAVVSIVEGMSRYMQDDLVGKLLAVNTFEVRSRPNVNLGNVTEEEWLEWQRRPRLMEADVPAITEGLPDGIVWAPMSSDGGVTATTLTGRPKGVNAVNTTRNYFEIKKMGVTSGRVFSPQEDAMGSLVVVIGKDVKDHFFPNVDPVGKELRLGNLPYTVIGVAESQGSALGISFDKFVVAPYNSPLRRLTNRQKGVIDAVMIKSPSEAVMNSTMEDVREVMRSVRKLRPGQKDNFVLETSSSALTFFAKIKQYLVLAGVVLPAIGLIVGAIVIMNIMLVAVAERTREIGVRKSLGARRRDIMAQFLVESTTLSILGAAIGVGLGAVLAKVISSVTPLPAAIALWSVILAVVVGAGVGIMAGVYPASRASRLDPVVALRSE from the coding sequence ATGCCGCTCTTCGAGGCCGTCCTCCTCGCCCTGCAGACCATCCGCACGCAGAAGCTGAAGAGCTTCTTCACCATGCTCGGCGTCTGCATCGGCGTCACCTTCCTCATCGCCGTCGTCAGCATCGTCGAGGGGATGAGCCGCTACATGCAGGACGACCTCGTTGGCAAGCTGCTGGCGGTGAACACGTTCGAGGTGCGCAGCCGGCCGAACGTGAACCTCGGCAACGTGACGGAGGAGGAGTGGCTGGAGTGGCAGCGCCGGCCACGGCTGATGGAGGCCGACGTACCGGCGATCACCGAGGGACTGCCGGACGGCATCGTCTGGGCCCCGATGAGCTCCGACGGTGGCGTCACGGCCACCACCCTCACCGGGCGGCCGAAGGGCGTGAACGCCGTCAACACCACGCGCAACTACTTCGAGATCAAGAAGATGGGCGTGACCAGCGGCCGCGTCTTCTCCCCGCAGGAAGATGCGATGGGGTCGCTGGTGGTGGTCATCGGCAAGGACGTGAAGGACCACTTCTTCCCGAACGTGGACCCGGTCGGCAAGGAGCTGCGCCTCGGCAACCTGCCGTACACCGTCATCGGCGTGGCCGAGTCGCAGGGCAGCGCCCTCGGCATCTCCTTCGACAAGTTCGTGGTCGCCCCGTACAACTCCCCGCTCCGCCGGCTCACCAACCGGCAGAAGGGCGTGATCGACGCGGTGATGATCAAGAGCCCGTCGGAAGCCGTGATGAACAGCACCATGGAGGACGTGCGCGAGGTCATGCGGTCGGTGCGGAAGCTGCGGCCGGGCCAGAAGGACAACTTCGTGCTCGAGACCTCCAGCTCCGCGCTGACCTTCTTCGCCAAGATCAAGCAGTACCTCGTGCTGGCCGGCGTCGTGCTGCCGGCGATCGGCCTGATCGTGGGCGCGATCGTGATCATGAACATCATGCTGGTGGCGGTGGCCGAGCGCACCCGCGAGATCGGCGTGCGCAAGTCGCTGGGGGCTCGGCGGCGTGACATCATGGCCCAGTTCCTGGTGGAATCCACCACCCTCTCGATCCTCGGCGCCGCCATCGGTGTGGGGCTGGGCGCCGTGCTCGCGAAGGTGATCTCGTCCGTCACGCCGCTGCCGGCCGCGATCGCGCTCTGGTCGGTGATCCTGGCCGTCGTCGTCGGCGCCGGGGTCGGCATCATGGCGGGCGTATACCCCGCCTCACGCGCCAGCCGGCTGGATCCGGTCGTCGCCCTTCGCTCGGAGTGA
- a CDS encoding ABC transporter ATP-binding protein: MGGEIVRALRGVDLAVRRNEYVAIMGPSGSGKSTLMNLIGCLDTPSSGEYWLNGQQVSKMSDDALAHVRNKEIGFVFQTFNLLPRASALQNVELPLVYAGVSSSERKKRAAHALARVQLAERMSHKPNELSGGQRQRVAIARALVNEPSILLADEPTGNLDSQTSEEIMRVFESLAAQGQTVIMVTHEPDIAAHARRVVVLRDGIIASDDSGDVFRSRLHTGAGH; this comes from the coding sequence ATGGGGGGCGAGATCGTGCGCGCCCTCCGCGGCGTGGACCTCGCCGTGCGGCGCAACGAGTACGTGGCCATCATGGGCCCGTCCGGCTCCGGCAAGTCGACGCTGATGAACCTCATCGGCTGCCTCGACACGCCCAGCAGCGGCGAGTACTGGCTCAACGGGCAGCAGGTCTCCAAGATGTCGGACGATGCGCTGGCCCACGTGCGCAACAAGGAGATCGGGTTCGTGTTCCAGACGTTCAACCTCCTGCCCCGCGCCAGTGCGCTGCAGAACGTCGAACTCCCGCTCGTCTACGCCGGCGTCTCGAGCAGCGAGCGGAAGAAGCGCGCGGCGCACGCACTCGCGCGCGTGCAGCTCGCCGAGCGCATGTCCCACAAGCCGAACGAGCTCTCCGGCGGCCAGCGCCAGCGCGTCGCGATCGCGCGCGCCCTCGTGAACGAGCCCTCGATCCTCCTCGCCGACGAGCCCACCGGCAACCTCGACTCGCAGACCTCCGAGGAGATCATGCGCGTGTTCGAGAGCCTCGCCGCGCAGGGCCAGACCGTGATCATGGTGACCCACGAGCCGGACATCGCCGCTCACGCCCGGCGCGTGGTGGTGCTGCGTGACGGCATCATCGCCAGCGACGACAGCGGCGACGTGTTCCGCAGCCGCCTGCACACCGGCGCGGGGCACTGA